The following coding sequences lie in one Lolium perenne isolate Kyuss_39 chromosome 2, Kyuss_2.0, whole genome shotgun sequence genomic window:
- the LOC127331364 gene encoding serine--tRNA ligase isoform X2 — translation MLDINLFRADRDGKKKDGNPDAVRESQRKRFASVDIVDDIINLDELWRKRQYDLDIIRKELNATSRDTGKLKMRNDELKVQELMESTNQIKERLAAAEAEVRGIKIMLDTKLMAIGNIVHESVPISDNEENNVVLRTWGERRMESNLMNHVDLCRKLDIVAFEEGVDVAGGRGYFLKGYGVLLNQALINFGLAFLQNRGFDLLHTPFFMRKETMSKCAQLAQFDEELYKVTGDGEEKYLIATSEQSMCAYHLGHRIHPDELPIRYAGYSTCFRKEAGSHGRDTAGIFRVHQFEKIEQFCITSPNGNDSWEMFEEMIKNSEDFYKEIGLAYQVVSIVSGALNDAASKKYDLEAWFPASNTYRELVSCSNCTDYQARRLGITYGQKLDEKSNNKFVHMLNSTLTATERTLCCILENYQKEGGVEVPKVLRAYMGGIEFLPFKQPKQAAGKLKSGSKVPEV, via the exons AtgcttgatatcaacctcttccgcGCCGACCGTGATGGTAAGAAAAAGGACGGCAATCCGGACGCCGTCCGCGAGTCGCAACGCAAGCGCTTTGCTTCCGTCGATATTGTCGACGACATCATCAACCTGGACGAGCTGTGGCGCAAGA GGCAGTACGATCTTGATATAATCCGGAAGGAGCTCAACGCCACCAGCCGAGATACGGGCAAGCTGAAGATG AGAAATGACGAACTAAAAGTTCAGGAGCTGATGGAGTCCACCAATCAGATAAAGGAGAGGTTGGCTGCCGCAGAAGCTGAGGTGCGGGGCATCAAGATCATGCTTGACACCAAGCTTATGGCTATTGGCAATATTGTGCATGAATCTGTGCCCATCAGTGACAATGAG GAAAATAATGTTGTTTTAAGGACATGGGGAGAAAGGAGAATGGAGAGCAACTTGATGAATCATGTGGATCTTTGCAGGAAGCTTGATATTGTCGCTTTTGAGGAAG GTGTTGATGTGGCCGGTGGAAGGGGTTACTTTTTGAAGGGTTATGGTGTCCTCCTGAACCAGGCATTGATAAATTTTGGCCTAGCTTTCCTGCAAAATCGTGGCTTTGACCTACTGCACACTCCCTTTttcatgagaaaggaaacaatgagTAAATGTGCCCAATTAGCCCAATTCGACGAGGAGCTATACAAA GTAACAGGTGATGGGGAAGAAAAGTATCTTATAGCCACATCTGAACAATCTATGTGTGCTTATCATCTAGGCCATCGAATTCATCCAGATGAATTGCCAATTAG ATATGCTGGTTACTCCACCTGCTTCCGAAAAGAAGCTGGTTCACATGGAAGGGACACTGCTGGCATCTTCCGAGTGCATCAGTTTGAAAAGATTGAGCAATTCTGTATTACAAGCCCAAATGGCAACGATTCCTGGGAAATGTTTGAAGAGATGATTAAAAATTCAGAAGATTTCTACAAGGAG ATTGGTCTGGCATACCAGGTTGTTTCTATAGTATCTGGTGCTCTTAATGATGCTGCTTCTAAGAAGTACGATTTAGAAGCTTGGTTCCCGGCATCAAACACCTACAGAGAACTTGTGTCCTGTTCAAATTGTACAGACTACCAAGCAAGAAGGCTTGGGATTACCTATGGCCAGAAG CTTGATGAGAAGTCAAATAATAAATTTGTTCATATGTTGAACTCCACTTTGACTGCCACTGAGAGGACGCTCTGCTGTATTCTGGAGAACTACCAAAAGGAGGGGGGTGTTGAAGTGCCAAAAGTGCTGCGAGCATACATGGGAGGAATTGAGTTCCTTCCTTTCAAGCAACCTAAACAAGCTGCTGGTAAATTAAAGTCTGGATCAAAG GTGCCTGAAGTATAG
- the LOC127331364 gene encoding serine--tRNA ligase isoform X1 — protein MMRNDELKVQELMESTNQIKERLAAAEAEVRGIKIMLDTKLMAIGNIVHESVPISDNEENNVVLRTWGERRMESNLMNHVDLCRKLDIVAFEEGVDVAGGRGYFLKGYGVLLNQALINFGLAFLQNRGFDLLHTPFFMRKETMSKCAQLAQFDEELYKVTGDGEEKYLIATSEQSMCAYHLGHRIHPDELPIRYAGYSTCFRKEAGSHGRDTAGIFRVHQFEKIEQFCITSPNGNDSWEMFEEMIKNSEDFYKEIGLAYQVVSIVSGALNDAASKKYDLEAWFPASNTYRELVSCSNCTDYQARRLGITYGQKLDEKSNNKFVHMLNSTLTATERTLCCILENYQKEGGVEVPKVLRAYMGGIEFLPFKQPKQAAGKLKSGSKVPEV, from the exons ATGATG AGAAATGACGAACTAAAAGTTCAGGAGCTGATGGAGTCCACCAATCAGATAAAGGAGAGGTTGGCTGCCGCAGAAGCTGAGGTGCGGGGCATCAAGATCATGCTTGACACCAAGCTTATGGCTATTGGCAATATTGTGCATGAATCTGTGCCCATCAGTGACAATGAG GAAAATAATGTTGTTTTAAGGACATGGGGAGAAAGGAGAATGGAGAGCAACTTGATGAATCATGTGGATCTTTGCAGGAAGCTTGATATTGTCGCTTTTGAGGAAG GTGTTGATGTGGCCGGTGGAAGGGGTTACTTTTTGAAGGGTTATGGTGTCCTCCTGAACCAGGCATTGATAAATTTTGGCCTAGCTTTCCTGCAAAATCGTGGCTTTGACCTACTGCACACTCCCTTTttcatgagaaaggaaacaatgagTAAATGTGCCCAATTAGCCCAATTCGACGAGGAGCTATACAAA GTAACAGGTGATGGGGAAGAAAAGTATCTTATAGCCACATCTGAACAATCTATGTGTGCTTATCATCTAGGCCATCGAATTCATCCAGATGAATTGCCAATTAG ATATGCTGGTTACTCCACCTGCTTCCGAAAAGAAGCTGGTTCACATGGAAGGGACACTGCTGGCATCTTCCGAGTGCATCAGTTTGAAAAGATTGAGCAATTCTGTATTACAAGCCCAAATGGCAACGATTCCTGGGAAATGTTTGAAGAGATGATTAAAAATTCAGAAGATTTCTACAAGGAG ATTGGTCTGGCATACCAGGTTGTTTCTATAGTATCTGGTGCTCTTAATGATGCTGCTTCTAAGAAGTACGATTTAGAAGCTTGGTTCCCGGCATCAAACACCTACAGAGAACTTGTGTCCTGTTCAAATTGTACAGACTACCAAGCAAGAAGGCTTGGGATTACCTATGGCCAGAAG CTTGATGAGAAGTCAAATAATAAATTTGTTCATATGTTGAACTCCACTTTGACTGCCACTGAGAGGACGCTCTGCTGTATTCTGGAGAACTACCAAAAGGAGGGGGGTGTTGAAGTGCCAAAAGTGCTGCGAGCATACATGGGAGGAATTGAGTTCCTTCCTTTCAAGCAACCTAAACAAGCTGCTGGTAAATTAAAGTCTGGATCAAAG GTGCCTGAAGTATAG